In Candidatus Eisenbacteria bacterium, the following are encoded in one genomic region:
- the tssH gene encoding type VI secretion system ATPase TssH, with product MMEVDIKGLIKKLNSYCTHSLEAAAGLCVSHGHYEVTVEHHLLQLLEDPNTDIHQILRHFEINPSRLIKALQHILERRRTGNSGRPVFSPLLLNWIQDAWLLCSVDYQLSQIRSGMLLQALVLRPDRYTEEDLAQLLDGIGVDELKKDLFGITAASREAEMTQEEATPGGAPTPGRPMDETAIGRFCIDFTARARAGEIDPVFGRDAEIRQMIDILARRRKNNPIVVGEPGVGKTAVVEGLALRIVEGDIPDVLKNVRLLGLDLGLLQAGAGMKGEFENRLKQVISEIKGSPTPIITFIDEAHTLIGAGGSAGSGDAANLLKPALARGELRTVAATTWSEYKKYFEKDPALERRFQIVKLDEPSVEATILMMRGLREKYEEAHGVRILEDGVIASAKLSSRYISGRQLPDKAVDLLDTAAARVRVAGGAKPAELDDLERRIQGLERELKALKRDEALGLEVDGERVGALETEIAALGESRKELTARWNREREAVKKVQELRAKLVPGDAVSAKAKKAAGKIEISDKPKDVAVEPEGTVAGKEKPTEDRPVAEMPIDEEQLRKDLNAALEALQEIQGDHPLVPIVVDGTLVANVVSAWTGIPLGKMMSDDASAILNFRTGLAGRIKGQDQAIDAVDRGIRASRAGLNNPKTPIGVFLFVGPSGVGKTEMALSVADLMFGGERFVTTINMSEFQEKHTVSRLLGSPPGYVGYGEGGVLTEAVRQRPYSIVLLDEVEKADPEVMNIFYQVFDKGMLADGEGRVIDFKNTVIFLTSNLATDLITGLSTGPVPPSCEEIVKAIRPTLSQHFKPALLARMEIVPFYTLGTDVLKDIVVLKLKQIGNRLMESHKMKFDIDPAVVDLIANRCTEVETGARNIDHIIRQTLLPLLSTSILEKMAEGPLGDSVKLGVAEDESFTLNFAEPEPE from the coding sequence GGCGCTGCAGCATATTCTGGAGCGCCGGCGCACCGGAAACTCGGGCCGCCCGGTCTTCTCTCCACTGCTGCTGAATTGGATTCAGGATGCATGGCTGCTTTGCTCCGTTGATTATCAATTATCCCAGATCCGCTCCGGTATGCTCCTGCAGGCGTTGGTTCTGCGACCCGACCGCTACACCGAGGAAGATCTTGCACAATTGTTGGATGGAATAGGGGTGGATGAACTCAAGAAGGATCTCTTCGGCATCACCGCGGCCAGCCGCGAGGCGGAGATGACGCAGGAAGAGGCCACCCCGGGCGGCGCTCCGACACCGGGTCGGCCGATGGACGAAACGGCGATCGGGCGTTTCTGTATCGACTTCACGGCAAGGGCCCGCGCCGGGGAAATCGACCCCGTCTTCGGGCGCGATGCGGAAATCCGCCAGATGATCGATATTCTCGCCCGCCGGCGCAAGAATAATCCCATCGTCGTCGGCGAACCCGGCGTGGGGAAGACCGCGGTCGTGGAGGGACTCGCTCTTCGGATTGTTGAAGGGGATATTCCGGATGTTCTGAAGAACGTGCGACTTCTCGGCCTCGATCTAGGCCTGCTACAGGCCGGGGCCGGCATGAAGGGCGAGTTTGAAAATCGACTGAAACAGGTCATTTCGGAGATCAAGGGGTCGCCGACGCCGATTATTACATTTATTGATGAGGCGCATACCCTGATCGGGGCCGGAGGCTCCGCCGGGAGCGGCGACGCGGCGAACCTGCTCAAACCGGCGCTCGCCCGGGGGGAATTGCGCACGGTCGCGGCGACGACCTGGTCGGAGTACAAAAAGTATTTTGAGAAGGATCCCGCTCTCGAACGGCGGTTCCAAATTGTAAAACTCGATGAACCTTCGGTCGAGGCGACGATCCTCATGATGCGGGGTCTCCGCGAGAAGTACGAAGAGGCGCACGGCGTCCGGATTCTCGAAGACGGCGTTATCGCCTCGGCGAAACTCTCCAGCCGTTATATCTCCGGCCGTCAGCTTCCCGACAAGGCCGTTGACCTTCTGGACACCGCGGCGGCGCGTGTGCGCGTGGCCGGAGGCGCCAAACCAGCCGAGCTGGATGATCTCGAAAGGCGAATTCAGGGTCTGGAGCGCGAGCTCAAGGCGCTGAAACGCGATGAGGCCCTGGGATTGGAGGTTGATGGAGAGCGGGTGGGCGCCTTGGAGACAGAGATCGCAGCGCTTGGGGAATCCCGCAAGGAGCTGACCGCCCGGTGGAATAGGGAGAGGGAAGCTGTAAAGAAAGTACAGGAATTAAGAGCGAAGTTGGTGCCCGGTGATGCGGTCTCGGCAAAAGCAAAAAAGGCTGCGGGTAAAATAGAGATCTCGGACAAACCCAAAGATGTCGCGGTTGAACCGGAGGGGACGGTTGCCGGAAAAGAAAAGCCGACTGAGGACAGGCCGGTTGCGGAGATGCCGATTGATGAAGAGCAGCTCCGCAAAGATTTGAACGCGGCGCTGGAGGCGCTTCAGGAGATCCAGGGCGATCATCCGCTGGTTCCGATTGTCGTGGATGGAACGTTGGTTGCCAATGTTGTCAGCGCATGGACCGGCATCCCGCTCGGTAAGATGATGAGCGATGACGCCAGCGCGATCCTCAATTTTAGAACAGGTCTGGCAGGCCGGATCAAAGGTCAGGATCAGGCGATTGATGCGGTGGATCGGGGAATCCGCGCCTCCCGCGCGGGATTGAACAATCCCAAGACACCCATCGGCGTCTTTCTCTTTGTGGGCCCCAGCGGTGTCGGCAAAACCGAGATGGCCCTTTCCGTGGCTGATCTCATGTTCGGCGGCGAGCGTTTTGTCACCACGATCAACATGTCGGAGTTCCAGGAGAAACACACGGTGAGCCGCCTGCTCGGCTCACCGCCGGGGTATGTCGGGTATGGCGAGGGGGGTGTATTGACTGAGGCTGTCCGGCAGCGGCCCTACTCCATTGTTTTACTGGATGAGGTGGAAAAGGCCGATCCTGAAGTCATGAACATTTTCTATCAGGTCTTTGATAAGGGGATGCTGGCCGACGGCGAGGGGCGGGTGATCGATTTCAAAAACACCGTTATTTTCTTGACGAGCAATCTCGCCACCGATTTGATCACGGGTCTTTCTACGGGACCGGTGCCGCCGTCCTGCGAGGAGATTGTAAAAGCCATCCGCCCGACCCTCTCGCAACATTTCAAGCCCGCCCTGCTGGCCCGTATGGAGATTGTTCCCTTCTATACGCTGGGCACAGATGTTCTCAAAGATATCGTCGTCCTTAAACTCAAGCAGATCGGCAACCGGCTGATGGAAAGCCACAAGATGAAATTCGATATCGATCCGGCCGTTGTGGATCTGATCGCCAATCGTTGTACGGAGGTGGAAACGGGCGCCCGGAATATCGACCACATCATCCGGCAAACATTGCTGCCTCTCCTCTCAACGTCGATATTGGAGAAGATGGCGGAAGGGCCGCTTGGCGATTCGGTGAAGCTCGGCGTCGCGGAGGATGAATCCTTCACGCTGAATTTTGCGGAGCCGGAGCCGGAATAA